TTACTGGCCTGGCCGCGGCCCTTCTTAATAAGGGCATCTTTTTTAGATTTGTTCATTTCCAATACCGTCTCAATCTTTTCCGCAAGATCGTTTGCATCGAGAGGGTCAATATAAATAGCCGCGTCGCCGCCCACTTCGGGCATGCTGGAAACATTGCTGGTAATTACCGGACAATCGCAATTGAAGGCTTCTAATATCGGAATTCCGAACCCTTCATAAAGGCTCGGGTACACAAACACCGCGGCGTTAGTGTACAAGTCAGCCAGCTGATCGTTGGGGACATATCCTAAAAGTTTGACGCCGTTTACTGTTTCTTCTTTCTCGCCCCAACCATATTTTCCGGCAATTACGAGATCGACATCCTTAGTTTTTAAGAGTTGATAAGCCTGGATTAGCCGGCCCAGGTTCTTACGTGGTTCTCTGGTTCCGACGGCTAAAATATAAGGCCGCTCGCTTTTTTTGACTTGCCCCTTCTTCATCGTTGTAGCTTCGTAAATTACTTTAATTTTCTCCTGCGGAATATTGAGAGTTTTCACAATATCTTTTTTGGTCGACTGGGAGATAGCAATAACCGCATCCACTTCCTTTTTCACCCATTCGAGTCTTCTTTTTTGCGCGGCGACTATTTTTGGATGTGATGATTGCGGATATTTATAAACGACCAGGTCATGAATTGTCGTAATTTTCTTGGCCGTCGTCGGTGGTTGAGTCCAATCAGAAGAATGAAAAACGTCGACCTTTCCGATTAAACTTTCCACCGGCAGCGTGTGCAGTTGGTTCCATAATATTTCTAGCAGTGTCGGCGGGATCGGAAAAACTTTTGTTTGCGGAAAAACTTTAAATTCTTTCTGCTTGCGAAGACTTGCTCCAAACAAAACTAAATCATTATTTGTCTTTAACAGGCTCGTTACGAGGTTTCGGGTATAAATCCCCACCCCCGTTCCGGGAAACGCCATTTGGCTGATATCTATTCCGACTTTCATAAAGAGTATTTCCAGATTAACAGATTATTAAAACTTTTTTGCTCTACCAGTTTATACCCGTTAGCCTCAATTATTTGCCTTTCCAGATCCTTTGGATCGAAAATTTCTTGGACATAACGAACCAAATAGACCGTCTGGGCGCCGTTTAGATTAAAATTAGATTGGTCCATAATTTGCAAATCCGGTTTGTAGTAAAGAAGCGGGGCGGATTGAGCCAGGTTGGGCATAACGACCCTACTATTAATAGTATCCGCATACTGCGCTGCCGATCGCCAGTCCTCCCGCCAGAATTTGGGATTAAAGTTGAAATAGACCAAACTTAAAAGACTGACAATAACGACTAATCCGGCAGCGATCTTTCCCGCTCTGGAAAGCAACAGAACAAAAGCGGGCAAAACAAATAGGAATCGGAAATATGTAAAGACAGGAACCTTAAAAGAAATTACAGCGGCTAAAAACAGCGGAGTCAAAAACCACAGCCAAAGTCTTTTTTCCTGATTTCTGGCAAGTGTCAAGAAATAACCTATTCCCACACCGCCGGTGATTAGACCATAGAGATATTTATTCTCGACACTCACCCGGCCAAAAATAAATTTTACCGGCAGTAAGGCCAAGGTTTTTAAATTTGTCCGACCCAAAGTATCGCCCCAGGAAGTCCCTGCCGCGCTTAGCCCGTTGCCCAATTGGTTAAGTAGAAGGGGGACAGCCGGCAGCATGAACAAAATGATGACGGAAAAATATTTCAGAAAAGTTTTTTTATAGCGGGTAATGAAAAAATATACCGGCAGCATCAAGGCCGGAAGATAATCCGTGTACAAAGATAAAACCACAGCGGCAGCAAATGCCAGCCACTTTTTCTCCAGTAAAAAGTAGATAGCCGACGCCACCAGCATCATCGCCAAAGAATACATCCGGGCTTCTTGGGAATAATAAACCGCGAGGGGATTAACGGCTAAAAATAATGCCGCCAAAATCCCCGCCCGACGGGAAAAGAGTTTCTCGCCGATTTTGAATACCAGAAACACCGTCACTATTCCAAACAAAACCGATGGAATTCGGCTGGCAATTTCGCTGTAACCAAATATTCCGTCCCACCATTTCAGGAACAAATAGTACAGCGGTGGATGGAAATCGCCGGGAGCAAATTTTGAAACCAACTCGCCAAACGTATTGCTTTTAATCGCCTGAAGGGTTATCGCCTCATCCAGCCAAAGCGACTGGTTCAGGTTGATCAGCCGGACAGCAAATCCCAGTAGTAAAATAACGTAAATCACTTGTATTTTTTTTCTCCAAAAAATGACA
The Patescibacteria group bacterium genome window above contains:
- a CDS encoding glycosyltransferase family 4 protein, translating into MKVGIDISQMAFPGTGVGIYTRNLVTSLLKTNNDLVLFGASLRKQKEFKVFPQTKVFPIPPTLLEILWNQLHTLPVESLIGKVDVFHSSDWTQPPTTAKKITTIHDLVVYKYPQSSHPKIVAAQKRRLEWVKKEVDAVIAISQSTKKDIVKTLNIPQEKIKVIYEATTMKKGQVKKSERPYILAVGTREPRKNLGRLIQAYQLLKTKDVDLVIAGKYGWGEKEETVNGVKLLGYVPNDQLADLYTNAAVFVYPSLYEGFGIPILEAFNCDCPVITSNVSSMPEVGGDAAIYIDPLDANDLAEKIETVLEMNKSKKDALIKKGRGQASKFSWEETARQTAKAYETLS
- a CDS encoding glycosyltransferase family 39 protein — encoded protein: MIYVILLLGFAVRLINLNQSLWLDEAITLQAIKSNTFGELVSKFAPGDFHPPLYYLFLKWWDGIFGYSEIASRIPSVLFGIVTVFLVFKIGEKLFSRRAGILAALFLAVNPLAVYYSQEARMYSLAMMLVASAIYFLLEKKWLAFAAAVVLSLYTDYLPALMLPVYFFITRYKKTFLKYFSVIILFMLPAVPLLLNQLGNGLSAAGTSWGDTLGRTNLKTLALLPVKFIFGRVSVENKYLYGLITGGVGIGYFLTLARNQEKRLWLWFLTPLFLAAVISFKVPVFTYFRFLFVLPAFVLLLSRAGKIAAGLVVIVSLLSLVYFNFNPKFWREDWRSAAQYADTINSRVVMPNLAQSAPLLYYKPDLQIMDQSNFNLNGAQTVYLVRYVQEIFDPKDLERQIIEANGYKLVEQKSFNNLLIWKYSL